Proteins co-encoded in one Verrucomicrobiota bacterium genomic window:
- a CDS encoding glycosyltransferase: MKLSVIIPAFNEAKWIQRCVRSVFAAIQANAQPGLSAEVIAVDNNSSDGTGDLARAAGASVVFEPVNQIARSRNAGAAAATGDWLLFFDADSLLPPETLADVLETMRSGTHVGGGTVVAFDTIPWWAGPLLAAGNWLFLLFRITPGCLIFCRADVFRELGGFSKDLYAAEDADLGRRMHAWAKRNGSQIVMLRKHPPITSSRKLHLYSKPEILKLLFRFARSPRATLRNPKDLPVFYDGRR; the protein is encoded by the coding sequence ATGAAACTGTCCGTCATCATTCCGGCCTTCAATGAGGCCAAGTGGATTCAACGCTGCGTGCGCAGCGTTTTCGCCGCCATCCAGGCCAACGCGCAGCCAGGTCTGTCCGCCGAAGTCATCGCCGTCGATAACAATTCCTCGGATGGCACGGGGGACCTGGCGCGAGCCGCGGGGGCGAGCGTTGTCTTTGAACCCGTCAATCAGATCGCCCGGTCTCGCAACGCCGGCGCCGCCGCGGCCACGGGCGATTGGCTGCTGTTCTTTGACGCGGACTCGCTGCTGCCACCGGAAACCCTGGCCGATGTCCTGGAGACCATGCGGAGCGGGACGCATGTCGGAGGCGGCACGGTAGTCGCCTTCGATACGATCCCCTGGTGGGCCGGGCCTCTGCTGGCGGCGGGAAACTGGCTCTTTCTGCTTTTTCGGATCACACCGGGCTGCCTGATATTTTGTCGCGCCGATGTGTTTCGCGAACTGGGAGGGTTCAGCAAAGATTTATATGCAGCCGAAGACGCCGACCTGGGAAGACGGATGCACGCCTGGGCGAAGCGGAACGGTTCGCAGATCGTGATGCTGCGCAAACACCCGCCCATCACGTCGAGCCGCAAGCTGCATCTCTACAGCAAGCCCGAAATATTGAAGCTTCTGTTCCGGTTCGCGCGCTCGCCGCGCGCGACGCTCCGGAATCCGAAAGATCTTCCGGTTTTCTACGATGGAAGGCGGTAG
- a CDS encoding carbon-nitrogen family hydrolase, with translation MKIIACQLDCVWEDKKANYARVRSLLDAASIPAGALIVLPEMFSTGFSMNVAGIRENNPSETETFLANAARHYRAFLLGGLVTRAEDGRGRNEAVAFDPNGMFLCRYAKIHPFSFGGETQHYAGGSEIVTFPWGDFVVAPFVCYDLRFPEIFRVATRRGAHLLAVIANWPTRRLNHWVALLRARAIENQAYVVGVNRVGNDPKLAYPGRSLIVDPQGEVVAEGSGEEQLVSAEVGVGRVISWRNEFPALGDMRSEFVPR, from the coding sequence ATGAAAATCATCGCTTGCCAGCTTGATTGCGTCTGGGAAGACAAGAAGGCGAATTACGCCCGCGTCCGTTCTTTGCTCGACGCCGCCTCGATTCCTGCCGGCGCTCTCATCGTGCTGCCGGAAATGTTTTCCACCGGCTTCAGCATGAACGTCGCGGGCATTCGCGAAAACAATCCGTCCGAAACCGAGACGTTCTTGGCGAATGCCGCCCGGCATTACCGCGCTTTTCTTCTGGGCGGACTTGTCACCCGGGCTGAGGACGGCCGGGGGCGAAATGAAGCGGTCGCTTTTGATCCGAACGGAATGTTCCTTTGCCGCTACGCCAAGATTCATCCCTTCAGCTTCGGCGGCGAAACCCAGCATTACGCAGGGGGAAGCGAGATCGTGACTTTTCCGTGGGGCGATTTCGTCGTCGCTCCCTTCGTTTGCTACGATTTGCGATTCCCTGAAATCTTTCGCGTCGCCACGCGGCGCGGCGCGCATTTGCTGGCGGTCATCGCGAATTGGCCGACGCGACGATTGAATCACTGGGTGGCACTGCTCCGCGCGCGAGCGATTGAGAATCAAGCTTACGTCGTCGGCGTGAATCGCGTGGGGAACGATCCCAAGCTCGCGTATCCGGGCCGCAGCCTGATCGTCGATCCACAAGGAGAAGTCGTCGCCGAAGGTTCGGGAGAGGAGCAATTGGTGAGCGCGGAGGTGGGCGTGGGGAGAGTGATTTCGTGGCGGAACGAGTTTCCCGCGCTCGGTGACATGCGGTCGGAATTCGTGCCGAGGTAA